Part of the Leishmania infantum JPCM5 genome chromosome 34 genome, TTGTCTGCTTTCGGCGTTGCGGATCGGCGAAAATGCAATACATAGCGAGCACTGTTTTCTACGCCGTCATTCAGTTCATCGCGTTCCTGTTGGTGCTGGTGGGTACGCCGCTCGACGTGTTTCGCGGCAATGATCCGCCGTTTTTTGAGCGGCATTTCTGCATCACCTTATGGGGCGGGAAGATAAATTGTTCTGACACCTCGTATCTCTTCACGTCGGACGAGATATGGGATGACTGCCCgggccgccgcgaccgcttCCGCGCTGCTCAGGCGTTGGCTGTCATCTCCATCTTTCTGTACGGCGCGGCGTTCGTCTTGGGCGTCCTTCTGCTGTTCTGCTGCTCGATCTTCCGCTGGGTGTGCCTGGTTCTCAACATCGTTGGCATCTTCA contains:
- a CDS encoding putative amastin-like surface protein, coding for MQYIASTVFYAVIQFIAFLLVLVGTPLDVFRGNDPPFFERHFCITLWGGKINCSDTSYLFTSDEIWDDCPGRRDRFRAAQALAVISIFLYGAAFVLGVLLLFCCSIFRWVCLVLNIVGIFTLGIVWASMVVTYYKDEGESCPNLNSDFIYGSGFYLFLVAWCLDIINIAVLLLPCQERGSAASEKSELEEEHEPEAVRMQEPTQQEGEEMK